A single window of Syntrophotalea acetylenica DNA harbors:
- a CDS encoding molybdopterin-dependent oxidoreductase produces the protein MALRKIWLNLNGADRMLVCDPEKDSLADVIRRAGLTGTKVGCGTGQCGSCSVILDGKVVRSCVKKIKNVPDYSKIITIEGIGTPTNLHPLQQAWITYGGVQCGFCTPGFIVSSYALLQENLNPTREKVRDWFTKNRNACRCTGYKQLVDAVMEAAKVMRGEKTMNDITYKVPEDGRIYGTNVPRPAALAKVTGTCDYGDDVALKMPPGTLHLAIVQPGVNHANIKGIDTSEAEKMPGVVKVITAKDIKGTNRIMFPLGHPRAKFNGIDRPIIADEKVFRYGDVVAVVAAETEDQARSAAKRVKLDLEELPVYMSYLEAVAPGAAEIHPGVPNMYLTMPLLKGEDTREVLDKSDYVVEGSFQTTSQPHLVIEPEVTQAYIDEDGMVTVHNKNLAQVLALIMLCPGLGIPEGNLRVIENPVGASFGYALSPASTALAAACTLALDGKPVTLTMSYAEHNAYTGKRAASYSNARLGCNKDGKITGFEFDFAYDHGAYSELGDVLTSKAIRFAGYGYNIPNARAIARCGASNQTYGTAYRSFGNSQAMTMSESMVDMLAEKAGIDPFEFRWINIARPGDLNINSYPYKEYAYEAIMKKMRLYYNEAVARAKKEDSPEKKRGVGIAIGGYNITGNPNDHAEVALELNPDGTITHWNGWEDQGQGADVGTLVHTHEALRELNLNYTQIKIIRCDTKTCPITGPAGANRSHYMAGNATKDAAKQLLEAMRKPDGTFRTYDEMVAEDIPTKYLGVFDTTDITIDLDPNTGAGDPTPEHNYAMFLAEVEVEVSTGKTTVLGVRMVYDIGEVGSVQAVDGQAYGSMMHSIGWALSENYIDNKDYDSLVKCGFRFAADIPDNMTAESVENPIPRKTAAQGSVGCCEVFQSATQSAILNAINKAVGVRIYSLPATPDKVKEAMNAKAQGKEIKPEKFFLGSGLFEELDYIAEHPVEAAGPGMAL, from the coding sequence ATGGCTTTAAGAAAAATATGGCTCAACTTGAACGGAGCAGACAGGATGCTGGTTTGTGATCCGGAGAAGGATTCACTCGCGGACGTAATCAGAAGGGCAGGCCTCACAGGCACTAAAGTTGGCTGCGGAACAGGACAATGCGGATCTTGCAGCGTGATACTCGACGGCAAGGTAGTGCGCTCCTGTGTAAAAAAGATCAAAAACGTTCCCGACTACAGTAAAATTATCACAATTGAAGGGATTGGGACTCCTACCAATCTGCATCCTTTGCAGCAGGCTTGGATCACATACGGTGGGGTGCAATGCGGCTTCTGCACGCCTGGGTTTATTGTATCCTCTTATGCGCTTTTGCAAGAGAACCTGAACCCGACCAGGGAAAAAGTACGTGATTGGTTCACAAAAAACAGGAATGCATGCCGTTGCACAGGATACAAGCAGCTCGTAGATGCCGTAATGGAAGCCGCTAAAGTTATGCGCGGTGAAAAAACAATGAACGATATCACGTACAAAGTACCTGAGGACGGGCGTATTTATGGAACGAATGTACCGCGTCCCGCCGCGCTTGCCAAGGTTACAGGTACTTGCGACTATGGTGATGATGTTGCGCTTAAAATGCCTCCCGGAACACTTCATTTGGCAATCGTGCAGCCTGGGGTGAATCATGCCAACATAAAGGGGATCGACACTTCAGAGGCGGAAAAAATGCCTGGCGTTGTTAAAGTAATCACCGCCAAAGACATAAAGGGAACCAACAGAATTATGTTCCCATTGGGTCATCCGCGTGCAAAATTTAATGGGATTGACCGTCCCATCATTGCTGACGAAAAAGTATTTCGATATGGTGATGTTGTTGCTGTTGTAGCGGCAGAAACCGAAGATCAGGCACGTTCTGCAGCTAAAAGGGTCAAACTTGATCTTGAAGAGTTGCCTGTTTACATGAGCTATCTGGAAGCAGTTGCACCGGGAGCAGCCGAAATACACCCGGGAGTTCCGAATATGTATCTGACAATGCCTCTACTCAAAGGTGAAGACACCCGTGAGGTACTTGATAAATCCGATTATGTTGTAGAAGGAAGCTTTCAGACTACAAGCCAACCGCATCTCGTCATTGAGCCTGAGGTTACCCAGGCTTATATAGATGAGGATGGAATGGTTACCGTTCACAACAAAAACCTTGCGCAGGTTCTTGCACTTATCATGCTTTGTCCCGGACTTGGGATCCCAGAAGGGAATTTAAGGGTAATTGAAAACCCGGTTGGAGCAAGCTTCGGCTATGCTCTTTCACCTGCCAGCACAGCTCTCGCAGCTGCTTGTACTTTGGCGCTCGACGGAAAACCTGTAACGTTGACCATGAGCTATGCTGAGCACAATGCATATACCGGCAAGCGTGCAGCTTCATATTCAAATGCACGGCTCGGATGTAATAAGGATGGGAAAATCACCGGTTTTGAGTTTGATTTTGCATATGATCACGGTGCCTATTCAGAACTGGGCGATGTTCTTACCTCCAAAGCTATCCGTTTTGCAGGATACGGCTATAACATACCGAATGCCAGAGCTATTGCCCGCTGCGGTGCTTCAAATCAGACATACGGTACGGCTTACCGATCATTCGGCAACTCTCAGGCAATGACCATGTCCGAATCAATGGTTGATATGTTGGCAGAAAAAGCCGGGATTGATCCTTTCGAATTCAGGTGGATCAATATCGCAAGACCCGGAGACCTGAATATCAACAGCTATCCTTATAAAGAGTACGCATATGAAGCAATCATGAAAAAAATGCGTCTTTATTATAATGAGGCGGTAGCCAGGGCCAAGAAGGAAGACTCTCCCGAGAAGAAACGTGGTGTCGGTATCGCTATTGGCGGATACAACATTACCGGGAACCCCAATGACCATGCAGAGGTTGCCCTTGAACTCAATCCAGACGGAACAATTACTCACTGGAACGGATGGGAAGACCAGGGGCAGGGAGCTGACGTAGGCACATTGGTTCATACGCATGAAGCCTTGAGAGAGCTCAACCTCAATTATACTCAAATCAAAATAATCAGGTGTGATACCAAAACTTGTCCTATAACAGGGCCTGCAGGCGCAAACCGTTCACATTATATGGCTGGAAATGCAACAAAGGATGCTGCAAAACAGCTGCTCGAGGCAATGCGTAAACCGGATGGCACCTTCCGCACCTACGATGAAATGGTTGCTGAAGACATACCGACAAAATATCTCGGTGTGTTTGACACAACAGATATTACAATTGATCTTGATCCCAATACCGGAGCCGGTGACCCAACCCCCGAACACAACTATGCAATGTTTCTTGCAGAGGTTGAAGTTGAAGTTTCCACCGGCAAAACTACAGTCCTTGGCGTAAGAATGGTCTACGACATTGGTGAAGTTGGAAGTGTGCAGGCTGTTGATGGTCAGGCATATGGATCAATGATGCATTCAATTGGTTGGGCTCTATCGGAAAACTATATTGACAATAAGGATTACGATAGTCTGGTTAAGTGTGGATTTCGTTTTGCGGCCGATATTCCGGATAATATGACGGCTGAAAGTGTTGAAAATCCAATACCCAGAAAAACTGCTGCACAGGGTTCGGTGGGCTGCTGTGAAGTATTCCAGTCTGCAACTCAGTCTGCAATACTGAATGCAATCAACAAAGCAGTTGGAGTACGGATATATAGTTTGCCGGCCACACCTGATAAGGTTAAGGAGGCCATGAATGCTAAAGCTCAAGGAAAAGAAATCAAACCTGAAAAATTCTTCCTTGGATCTGGCCTGTTTGAAGAGCTTGATTATATCGCAGAACATCCGGTTGAAGCCGCCGGGCCCGGGATGGCTCTGTAG